Proteins encoded in a region of the Methanobrevibacter millerae genome:
- a CDS encoding V-type ATP synthase subunit F, producing MSSVAIIGDIDTVSGFRLGGVKEAEVVNTAEEAITAFDKFLDDEISIIIITQVLANEIREHINRKIGSSVLPMIIEIPDKDGSSEGSSDQMNDLIKRVIGVEMVK from the coding sequence ATGAGTTCAGTCGCTATTATAGGAGATATAGATACTGTATCTGGATTTAGACTTGGTGGAGTTAAAGAAGCAGAAGTTGTTAATACTGCTGAAGAAGCTATTACTGCTTTTGATAAATTTTTAGATGATGAAATTTCAATCATTATAATAACTCAAGTATTAGCTAATGAAATTAGAGAACATATTAATAGGAAAATTGGTTCTAGTGTATTACCAATGATAATTGAAATACCTGATAAAGATGGGTCCTCCGAAGGGTCATCTGATCAAATGAACGATCTTATTAAAAGAGTTATCGGGGTAGAGATGGTTAAATGA